One part of the Paenibacillus silvisoli genome encodes these proteins:
- a CDS encoding ATP-binding protein: MNRIVVLTVGKTHSGKTTFAGKLESRLKNAVVIDQDNHAAFINTCYQSLRPKEGPNTLKYAVTQTIVDYAVQQTDCHLILCNSNLAQEGRKNLLDYFRLKGFISVLVYFDIPDEVLQSRIAESQRSKAIFRSASSFDEVLARQQLNRTPAPEEGEADYLFKVSRSEDDIPTVIENILKLSEK, from the coding sequence ATGAATAGAATCGTTGTGCTAACAGTCGGTAAAACACATAGCGGGAAGACGACATTCGCCGGAAAATTGGAATCGCGGCTGAAAAATGCGGTCGTCATCGATCAAGACAATCATGCGGCGTTCATTAACACCTGCTACCAATCATTACGGCCTAAAGAAGGTCCGAATACGCTGAAATACGCCGTCACCCAAACGATCGTTGATTATGCGGTGCAGCAAACGGACTGTCATCTTATTCTTTGCAATTCCAATCTCGCACAAGAGGGCCGCAAGAACTTACTGGATTATTTTCGATTGAAGGGGTTCATTAGCGTTCTTGTCTATTTTGATATTCCGGATGAGGTGCTTCAGTCGAGGATCGCCGAAAGCCAGAGAAGCAAAGCGATCTTTCGCAGCGCTTCATCGTTCGATGAAGTGCTGGCCCGCCAACAGCTGAATCGCACGCCGGCACCGGAGGAAGGCGAAGCCGATTACTTATTCAAAGTCAGCCGTAGCGAGGACGACATCCCCACTGTCATAGAAAACATTCTAAAGCTGTCGGAAAAGTAA